The Chloroflexota bacterium genome window below encodes:
- a CDS encoding HEAT repeat domain-containing protein, with translation MDTLGQLEALAILRDSDRTDIEHETAIHALAGYTDDETIAVLVQTLHDDEFGVRWAAANALAYCGKAALLPVLRDLVAHGTGVNLREVAQVALSKNTDPGVREISKPVLAAMKGPAADLATSQAAYELLKELEN, from the coding sequence ATGGATACCCTTGGCCAACTGGAAGCGCTTGCGATTCTTCGGGACTCCGACAGGACCGACATCGAACACGAAACAGCGATTCATGCGCTCGCGGGCTACACCGACGACGAAACGATCGCTGTTCTGGTCCAGACCCTGCACGACGACGAGTTTGGTGTCCGCTGGGCGGCCGCCAACGCGCTGGCCTACTGCGGCAAGGCCGCACTACTCCCGGTTCTTCGTGACCTGGTGGCTCACGGCACCGGCGTCAATCTGAGAGAAGTCGCACAGGTAGCGCTAAGCAAAAACACGGACCCCGGGGTCCGTGAAATCAGTAAACCAGTTCTGGCTGCCATGAAGGGGCCTGCGGCAGATTTGGCAACCTCGCAAGCCGCCTATGAACTGCTGAAGGAGCTTGAAAACTAA
- a CDS encoding undecaprenyl-diphosphate phosphatase has translation MNELWKVIVLGIVEGITEFLPVSSTGHLIVVADLIDFEGSIGGTFEIFIQLGATLAVVVYFFRDLLDQAKRLPTDRTVQRFWLNILIAFLPAAIIGFLIHDWIKEVLFSPLVVAVALVLGGVILILVDRVEREGAISDLFAVPPKKALAIGIAQVAALIPGTSRSGATIVGGLLSGLDRKTATEFSFYLAIPTLGGATVFELLTSLDQIGRDDALNLIVGAIVSFVVALVVIGWLLRYVQTHSFLLFGIYRIIAGATILAWWQWIA, from the coding sequence ATGAATGAACTATGGAAAGTGATTGTCCTCGGCATCGTGGAGGGAATCACGGAATTCCTTCCCGTTTCGTCCACAGGCCATCTCATCGTCGTTGCCGATCTGATCGATTTTGAGGGATCCATCGGTGGCACGTTCGAGATATTCATCCAGTTGGGCGCCACCCTGGCTGTCGTCGTCTATTTCTTCCGCGACTTGTTGGATCAGGCAAAACGATTGCCGACCGACAGGACTGTCCAACGCTTCTGGCTCAATATTCTCATTGCCTTTTTACCCGCGGCGATCATCGGTTTCCTTATCCATGATTGGATCAAGGAAGTGTTATTCTCGCCCTTGGTGGTGGCGGTGGCGTTGGTATTGGGTGGCGTCATTCTGATTCTGGTCGACAGGGTTGAACGTGAGGGGGCCATCAGCGATCTCTTTGCTGTTCCACCCAAAAAAGCACTGGCCATCGGCATTGCCCAGGTGGCCGCGCTGATTCCTGGTACCTCACGCTCGGGCGCCACGATCGTGGGGGGGTTGCTCTCCGGTCTTGACAGGAAAACTGCCACCGAGTTTTCGTTTTATCTGGCCATACCGACCCTGGGGGGCGCGACTGTATTCGAACTGCTGACCAGCCTGGATCAGATCGGTCGGGACGATGCACTTAACCTGATCGTCGGCGCGATTGTATCGTTTGTCGTTGCTTTGGTCGTGATTGGTTGGCTGCTGCGCTACGTGCAAACCCACAGTTTTCTATTGTTTGGAATTTACCGGATCATTGCGGGGGCGACGATCCTGGCCTGGTGGCAATGGATTGCCTGA
- a CDS encoding NAD-dependent deacylase — MSQQEIRNASRILRSASHVMALTGAGISTPSGIPDFRSPSSGLWQQVDPFIVASIWGFQDTPTAFYRWFVPLARQIRHAQPNPAHHALAEWEHKGLLPLIVTQNIDGLHQAAGSSEVVELHGHLRSASCLSCRQQVSTEILWPLVERGQIIHCEACNGLVKPDVILFGEPLEYENLRKAQQAALECDVVIAVGSSLEVEPAADLPYLAKRQGAKIILINREPTRADSIADVVIRGDAATILPALAHACR; from the coding sequence ATGAGCCAGCAAGAAATCAGGAATGCCTCCAGAATACTTCGTTCCGCAAGCCATGTGATGGCGCTCACCGGTGCTGGCATCAGTACACCCTCAGGGATCCCCGATTTCCGTAGCCCCAGTTCAGGACTTTGGCAGCAGGTTGACCCGTTCATCGTAGCCTCCATTTGGGGATTCCAGGACACTCCCACCGCCTTCTATCGATGGTTTGTCCCCCTGGCTCGACAGATCCGCCACGCCCAACCCAACCCGGCCCACCACGCCCTGGCCGAGTGGGAACACAAAGGCCTGTTGCCCCTGATTGTGACCCAAAACATCGACGGTTTGCACCAGGCAGCCGGTTCGAGCGAGGTCGTCGAACTTCATGGACACTTGCGTTCAGCCTCCTGCCTCTCATGCCGCCAGCAGGTCTCAACAGAAATCCTCTGGCCCCTCGTCGAGCGCGGCCAAATCATCCATTGCGAAGCATGCAACGGCCTGGTGAAACCAGATGTTATCCTGTTCGGTGAACCGCTGGAGTATGAGAACCTGAGAAAGGCGCAACAGGCCGCCCTCGAGTGCGACGTGGTGATCGCCGTCGGATCTTCGCTGGAGGTTGAACCGGCGGCTGATCTTCCCTATCTGGCCAAACGCCAGGGTGCTAAGATCATTCTTATCAATCGAGAACCCACCCGCGCCGACTCCATTGCAGACGTCGTAATCCGAGGGGATGCGGCCACGATCCTGCCGGCCCTGGCGCACGCTTGCCGCTAA